The DNA region ctatgtgATGACTGATAATAcatgatattatatatttaataaataaacactatTTATGTattcacatatataaaaaaaatttactcaagaggtaaattttcattattataaataataaaattcttttgcaataataattcaattgaatggactcattaattattataatacgaAGAATaaccatttattaattagtttaataataataaaattaataataaaaatataatttattgaaaaataaattaataatcaattatttattaaacaataaataataataaattaattaatcaatgaatttgatcataaattaataatttgattattatttattaatattaatatattctcattaaagataaaataaactatttgaaATTACCCGCGCAAACGGTGATTGGCTCTGGTAAGCTCCGCCttttttggttaaaaatgattttttaccaGTAAAAAATCCGGTtaaaaatgctaaaaaaataaaacaccgGTAAATTAACAACCCTAGGTAgatctaattttaaaaatttcttactTACCGACTAGTAAAAAGCgggtaaattttaaaaactttataaattttgcacgcgataatttaaaaacaatcgCATACGTCAACATTTTTTGAGTGATTTGAATTTATAGAAAATGAGCTGAGAATGGTTTTTAAGATAAGACGATTAGTAGttgatttaattcaacaatcatttaaatttaagtattttaattttaaagaaagaaaaaattatattttagcaAGTTTTAGATCATTaagtttttcaaataaaattacataaatggctcgatgaaaattataatagtatTTGGAAAAATCAGTGTTGTTTTTGATCCTAATAAGTGTAATTGAttgcaattttgttttttcgtaaCAACATTTAGATTGGCTATTTATCATTAGCtatttatgtttaatatttacacAGTTTATTTACAAAGACGGCTTTTAAATAGTTGATAAATTCTGTaaatatcatttgaattattatttggtaaaGAAAGAAATTTTTGTTGTCAATAGTAGAGAATAACTTATCGATTAATAGTAGATCTATCTATTGATGCTCATGAGTCATGGGTGTGTTTTTCCCAATTTATACAGCTTATACACTTTACTATTTACATTTTACCACTATTTGTTTATAAGTGTTTATAAGTGTGTACCACTGATGTGTCACTAAAGATACTGTTTCTcgaaataaagaaatttaacATTTGTCTTCTGATTGttgtaagtaaaaataatattaaattaaagatacttaattattatgtatatgttCTCCAATATAcatgatattttcattgtaatctattttcatttatcagaaatcgtaaaaataacctaaaatatatataaggcCCCATATACAATAACATATCGTGATCCTACTAAATAGAACAAGATTCACGTTTTCTAACGCTTGGAACAGAGAAAGAAATATAAGAATAGATGTTAACACATATACGCAGTAGTAGTTTCCTAAATTCATAGTGTAAATTATgcttttatcattatattcaacaattattgattatctaattttcataatattcatCAGTGGGTCatcttatttattgttattatttttatattatatattggtttaaatatatttaattattttgataaactcGATATTATTTGAATGTAACTTAAATCAAGCAGTCAAAGTgaattatatttgttgatatttttttattgttcaatttaaatttctactTATCAAAtaagaaccaaaaaaaaaaaacacaaaaatgtatatatatattaagacaaatttattaattatttaaggaagcagaataataattaagaacCTGTTACCAGTTGTTCGAAGGGActcaaagttttattattaattttaaaagtaaattacaataatgaatttattatatatatacataatttcaattgttataattGCAAATATTACAGCAAAACAAGCAAAAGCACGCAAGATGAGTTTTATCGATCCCAAACTTGAAGGTGATGCTGCAAATGCTCATAATCCTACCGATCTTACGAGTGAAACAACTGATCAAAGTAAgttaattttagataaatatttaaatctctTTAGAAATAGCCACTTATTTCactttgtcaatatttttcagCACCAACATACAAAACATACTTGTGTGATCCTACATCATTATATTACGATGAATATTTTTGTGAAAATGATGATCGTACAAATTTACGTCTTCGCAGATTACAAGATACAACTATTCTcccaatgaaaattttcaatggaCTTGAGAACCTCATAACTTtggatttatcatcaattggacTGACGGAACTAAagtctgatattttttatggtCTGTCTAAACTTACTCAATTGTCTCTCTGTCATAATAAATTAGTCGCTTTGCCAAATggaattttcaatgaattacACTCACTAGAAGAGTTAGATTTATACGGTAATAAATTGACAAGCCTTCAATCTGATATTTTTAGGAGTTTAACTAATCTTACAAAACTAGATAtcagttataataaattagtcATTTTGCCAAAtacaatttttgataaattacgaTCGTTAAAAGAGTTGATGTTACCATGCAATGAATTGACAAGTcttgatattgatatttttagggGTTTGACTAACCTTTTAAAACTAGATATCAGTTTCAATGAATTGTCATCACTGCcaaatacaattttcaatgattCAAGATTGTTACAAGaattaaatttgagaaaaattgGATTGACAAGTCTGGAATCTAATATTTTCAGTGGTTTTTCTTGTCTTTCAAAACTAGATATCAGTGATAACAAATTATCGTCTTTACCAAAAGCAATTTTTAATGGATTACAATCATTGGAAGAACTTatgttgcaaaaaaataaattaacaagtcTTGATTCTGATATTTTTAGTGGTTTGTCTAAACTTTCAACACTGGTTataagtgaaaataatttatcgtctttaccaaaaacaatttttaatggaaTGGAATCTTTGGAACGCCTGTATTTAGAGTCAAATCAATTGACAAGTCTCGAGactgatatttttaatggCTTGCCAAAACTCGTCcatgtaaatttatgtgataataaattgattctgCCAAATCCAATTTTCAAGGAAACAAAAAACTTACAATCATTGATTCTAAGTTCGAATAAATTGGAAAGTCTAACAGctgatttttttaatggtaTGTCTCAATTTCAAATGCTGCTTCTTGCAGAtaatcaattatcatttttgcccaaaacaatttttcatgGATTAGTTAATTTAGATCGAGTAGCTTTGAGttcaaacaaattaaaaagtcTTGATGCTGAAACGTTTACTGGCTTGTCTCAAGTCAAGCATTTATTTATCGACAATAATGAATTATCGACATTGCCTGATACAATTTTTCATGATACAAAAAGTTTAGAGCTGTTGTCATtagattcaaataaattaaaaattctaacaCCAGATATTTTCAATGGTTTGTCTTGTCTCCGGATGTTgcatatcaataataatgaattagtATCTTTGccaaaaacaatattcaatgaattaaaatttttaacaagtttATCTTTGCACTCAAACAAATTACAAAGCCTTGAggctgatatttttattggttTGTCTGGACTACAGTCTTTAAGTATCAGCAATAATGAGCTATCTACTTTGCCAAGTAAAATTTTCAGTGATATAAATAGTTTAACAGAATTGTCATTGGAAtcaaataaactaaaaatactTCCTTTAGATGCATTTGATGGTTTGTCTCTCCGCAGATTAGAtctttctaaaaataaattagtatttttgcctgagaaaatttttaatagttcaAATCATCTAAGCAATTTGTCATTAAGatcaaacaaattaaatattcttcaagaaaatatttttaacggTTTATCTGGGCTCTCTCATTTGGATATCAGCAATAATGAATTAGTGTTATTGCCAAATACAATATTCAATCAAACAAAAAGCTTAAAATCATTGTCGATGAATTCAAACAAATTAGAAAATCTCACATCAGATATATTCAAAGGTTTCTCTTATTTCCATTACTTGGacatttctaaaaataaattgactagTTTGCCAAATCCAATCTTCAATGatcatgaatatttaaaagtattgttgttaaattcaaatcaattaaaaaatctttcttcagatatatttaacaatttgtcTCGTGTCTTTACATTGGATATTTCTGAAAATGAAATATCCCATTTGCcaaagacaatttttaatgaattaaaatctTTAGAAAGTTTGTCTTTGAATTCAAACAAATTACAAGATCTTGAGgctgaaatatttattggtTTGTCTGAACTCAAGTTATTAAATATCAGCAATAATGAATTGGTGTCACTGCCAAATACTATTTTCAAACAAACAGAAAAATTAGAATCACtatcattaaattcaaataaattgaaaattcttgagttagatatatttaatgatttgtcTCTTCTCTGTCACTTGGATATTTCAAATAACGAAATATCTCATTTACcagaaacaatttttaatgaattaaaatctTTGAAAAGTTTGTcattaaattcaaacaaattacAATGTCTCGGtgctaaaatttttatgagttTATCTAAACTCGAGCATTTGGATATTAGTAACAATAGTTTGTTGTCTCTTCCAGAtggaatttttgataaaaataataagcttaaatttttgtttttgaataaaaataaactcgacAGTATTGAGcctattattttcaaaaatttgaatgaaCTTTGTTTGCTAAATATTGTGGATAATAATTTCACTATGACAGAAGATCTCatgaaattaatcattataaatttaaaacagaaTACATATGATAAATCGAAGGAAAGTATTATTAGAGATGAAGAGATCTGTAAAAATAGTATTGATTATACTAATAGTGGAGCTTATATAACTGAATATACCAacgattataaaaacaattgaaaataaaatttcaatgtttaattcaatttttaattttgtcagctttaaaatattaattaatataattttaacccTTTTGTAAGCTTCgaagtatttattaatatactttatattaattttctaataaaatttatcctttctttcatataattttatttattataagcttttttttttttgaagtaaaaaaaaatttattaaattgtttatcaacTTTGTActtaatataacaataaaaataaaataaacaaacatgtatatttttaatttaattttaatttcaaatattatttattattttgcattgTGTAATATGtggaaaaaattatccaactTTGAATATTTGGCAgcgttggattttttttttcaatttataatttgaaatatcaatatttatctttgttttttttttaaataatttttcgcgTGGACTTACGGTTcgaggaaaaaaaagtaaaaatgcaaaattttttttttttttgttcaatttaaaaaatcgtcAACAATtccatattatttttccataatttttatgacaaaATTGTTAATCCccaataattgttatataatttttcgtaAAGGCTGctgcaattttgttttttcttttcgtaagaacatttatttattggttatTTGGCATTGgctaatatacatatatttaatatttattcacataatttatttgcaaagatgtctttcaattaattaataatattattattattatatatattgttttcaaACACTTAATTTTATGcacttatttaaaattattatttgggcAAGAGAGAAATTTTTGTTGTCAATAGTAGGAAATAACTTATCGATTAATAGTATAGGTCTTTGTAAATTTATCTATCTGTATCTATCTATTGATGCTCTGAAACGGTAAggtcattttattttccccAATTCATCCCGTATGGTGAGTTTCGGGGGTACTACAGTCTACACTCTACTACCACTATTTGCCAATATGTAAGACGTAAGTGTTTATGTATTTGCATAAGTGTGCATAAGTGTCTAGTGTCTACCACTGATGTGACACGAAAGATACTGTTTCTACTTTCTCGAAATAAAGAAATTCAACATTTGTCTTCTGATAGTtgtaagtaaaaattatattaaattaaagatactaaattattatgtatatgttTTCCAATATAcatgatattttcattgtaatctattttcatttatcagaaatcgtaaaaataacctaaaatatatataaggcCCCATATACAATAACATATCGTGATCCTACTAAATAGAACAAGATTCACATTTTCTAACGCTTGGAACAGAGAAAGAAATATAAGAATAGATGTTAACACATAGCAGTAGTAGTTTCCTAAATTCATAGTGTAAATTATgcttttatcattatatttagcaattatttattatctaattttcataatattcatCAGTGGGTCatcttatttattgttattatttttatattatttattggtttaaatatatttaattattttgataaactcGATATTAATTGAATGTAACTTAAATCAAGCGGTACGACGtcaaagtaaattatatttgttgatatttttttattgtttaatttaaatttttgattattaaataagaaccaaaaaaaaaacaaaaatgtatatatatattaagacaaatttattaattatttaaagaagcaaaaataattaagaacCTGCTACCAGTTGTTCAAAGGGACTTAaagttttgttat from Aphidius gifuensis isolate YNYX2018 linkage group LG5, ASM1490517v1, whole genome shotgun sequence includes:
- the LOC122856535 gene encoding insulin-like growth factor-binding protein complex acid labile subunit: MSFIDPKLEGDAANAHNPTDLTSETTDQTPTYKTYLCDPTSLYYDEYFCENDDRTNLRLRRLQDTTILPMKIFNGLENLITLDLSSIGLTELKSDIFYGLSKLTQLSLCHNKLVALPNGIFNELHSLEELDLYGNKLTSLQSDIFRSLTNLTKLDISYNKLVILPNTIFDKLRSLKELMLPCNELTSLDIDIFRGLTNLLKLDISFNELSSLPNTIFNDSRLLQELNLRKIGLTSLESNIFSGFSCLSKLDISDNKLSSLPKAIFNGLQSLEELMLQKNKLTSLDSDIFSGLSKLSTLVISENNLSSLPKTIFNGMESLERLYLESNQLTSLETDIFNGLPKLVHVNLCDNKLILPNPIFKETKNLQSLILSSNKLESLTADFFNGMSQFQMLLLADNQLSFLPKTIFHGLVNLDRVALSSNKLKSLDAETFTGLSQVKHLFIDNNELSTLPDTIFHDTKSLELLSLDSNKLKILTPDIFNGLSCLRMLHINNNELVSLPKTIFNELKFLTSLSLHSNKLQSLEADIFIGLSGLQSLSISNNELSTLPSKIFSDINSLTELSLESNKLKILPLDAFDDQTN